A window of the Equus asinus isolate D_3611 breed Donkey chromosome 20, EquAss-T2T_v2, whole genome shotgun sequence genome harbors these coding sequences:
- the MMP7 gene encoding matrilysin, translating to MQLAMLCTVCLLPSSLALPLPREAGGMSELQWKQAQDYLKRFYPSSSKIRDPNSLEAKLKEMQKFFRLPVNGILNSYIIEIMQKPRCGVPDVAEYSLFPDSPKWTSNVVTYRVVSHPRELSLVIVNQLVAKALKMWSEEIPLHFKRVSLGTADIMIGFARGAHGDPYPFDGPGNTLAHAFSPGPGLGGDAHFDEDERWTDGSSIGINFLFAATHEFGHSLGLGHSSDPSAVMYPTYRDGDPKNFKLSRDDIKGIQKLYGERSDSRMN from the exons ATGCAGCTGGCCATGCTGTGCACtgtgtgtctgctgcccagcAGCCTGGCCCTGCCGCTTCCCCGGGAGGCAGGAGGCATGAGTGAGCTGCAGTGGAAACAGGCTCAG GACTATCTCAAGAGATTTTATCCATCCAGTTCAAAAATAAGAGATCCCAATAGTTTAGAAGCCAAACTCAAggagatgcaaaaattctttcGCCTGCCCGTAAATGGAATCTTAAACTCCTACATCATAGAAATAATGCAGAAACCCAGATGTGGAGTGCCAGATGTTGCAGAATACTCGCTATTCCCAGATAGTCCCAAATGGACTTCCAATGTAGTCACCTACAG GGTCGTATCACATCCTCGAGAATTATCACTTGTCATAGTGAATCAATTAGTGGCAAAGGCCTTGAAAATGTGGAGCGAAGAGATCCCACTGCACTTCAAGAGAGTTAGCTTGGGAACTGCTGATATCATGATTGGCTTTGCAAGAGGAG CTCACGGGGACCCCTACCCATTTGATGGACCAGGAAACACACTGGCTCATGCCTTTTCACCTGGGCCAGGCCTTGGAGGAGATGCTCACTTTGATGAGGATGAACGTTGGACTGATGGTAGCAGTATAG GAATTAATTTCCTGTTTGCTGCAACTCATGAATTTGGCCATTCTTTGGGTCTGGGACATTCATCTGACCCCAGTGCCGTGATGTATCCAACCTATAGAGACGGAGATCCCAAGAATTTCAAACTTTCACGGGATGATATCAAAGGAATTCAGAAATTATACG GAGAGAGAAGTGATTCAAGAATGAATTAG